Proteins from a single region of Xyrauchen texanus isolate HMW12.3.18 chromosome 7, RBS_HiC_50CHRs, whole genome shotgun sequence:
- the LOC127646216 gene encoding serine/arginine-rich splicing factor 3-like isoform X1: protein MGDPSLTRDCPIDCKVYVGNLGNSGNKNELERAFGYYGPLRSVWVARNPPGFAFVEFEDPRDAADAVRELDGRTVCGCRVRVEMSSGEKRSRYRGPPPSWSRRPRDDYRRRSPPPRRRSPRRQSFSRSRSRSPSREKRRERSLSRERIYKPARSFSRSRSRSRSNGRK, encoded by the exons ATGGGAG accCCTCCTTAACTCGTGACTGCCCAATAGATTGTAAGGTCTATGTTGGCAATTTGGGCAACAGTGGTAACAAGAATGAGTTGGAGAGAGCGTTTGGCTACTACGGCCCTCTGAGGAGCGTATGGGTGGCCAGAAATCCTCCTGGCTTTGCTTTTGTGGAGTTTGAGGATCCCAGAGATGCAGCTGATGCAGTGAGGGAGCTGGACGGAAG GACAGTTTGTGGTTGTCGAGTGCGAGTTGAAATGTCTAGTGGTGAAAAACGGTCAAGGTATCGTGGACCACCCCCTTCCTGGAGTCGCCGCCCACGTGATGATTATAGACGCCGCAGCCCACCCCCAAGACGCCG ATCTCCCAGGAGGCAGAGCTTCAGCCGTAGTCGGAGCAG GTCCCCTTccagagagaagagaagagagaggtcTTTATCTCGTGAAAGAATCTATAAACCTGCAAGGTCTTTCTCAAGATCACGCAG TCGTTCAAGATCAAATGGCCGGAAGTGA
- the LOC127646166 gene encoding uncharacterized protein LOC127646166: MSGRKPKRLGSSRRGPRGLTRNNEEKDNDDGIPQIAECEVRQSESHTTTGNQSGDTVTNVQFDHLSSSSIVQQISSFECSPHASYKDAVMETELPERKRKMGSTRKSSGGFKGERKLECEAVDEMRTTEELSEEQLAEPITSAIEDHSNLHEQSRSWNLPSNLSQQTESSGLGGELKTAHIEVMASKNNENDAIQHLEITSQSHTKDLSSYDVERKMGLSSVVTLTESDLLLQEQTPLASTTGQKRKMGSTRRPLMGNRGEEKIKNLEVLEHSRSTERVEKAEVQAEFNLSGEMMQTWDVVRADSTTDTSSHTELAFISNQSFLFGSTKESDVSAGTETKKQSVAFPVVDPAKPLPETSSHDGPPLLTENVKSKNGSDASNLSKDFDACQNVTITTSSLSRSEDHELNTDLKEVGCNFTDWNHNEPDPRSDKNTSEEFKTVNTGKTEEVLKQKEEPSRNDSINTLSSKQETVSEELVFNDEECSSAPRQHHSATTDNNCDLSTDVLTTGGSRSSDKLELDIIHAEPTATDSPLEMSDTDPYIHTSEFVKKETFIGSSTSKQRRNIGSSQFSEGSQLSCDAKPETNVCSQLPVCSQSPESTINNAASPAHIGSPIEEGQEIYVDKKQEGNICDDSVSFREVKLIGATVSVNSDVTMELADANVNNLEGDYMGDRESHTLIVEMLHDNKKKCVGPQTSATGENESMVTETESKTDDTFEMIDWDDVIDHNMMEKTVKERDNEDEGGTTTERVTISNQESCENSAKKEIEITLKQEQRPSSNISQNKSGVLQDNVGQHLSEDQQRTTHFEIDNPAFVSHTDFVMSEALLMLEPSLNVYQTQSGSPENDAEKKLGIEINFGEEKEGETENTAVEDVSEEIFTLEEVTGSHVHQELYSLSPGKEGNDVIQRDESVYEESEEKEILLRAKSECAAFDREDERSDKDLESLDSKETEKYEEMDAAPAPILDVAKHLTNVNTEGNDSTPDLKTENPEKNKESIEEQNYTNMGKQTLNSEGMMNVEEEILSLEKEPSPVQSKLRTSKTEYGATEPTDIGVENNAGPSEGFDSTFTQPLRSSDLVSEESTAASISDNIEAKSKTEFHAKTLDNAGDVGVPVGGDTEPHLENQIQNITVDSTMVTDSGLLFREVATVGSEEEVTVPEISLIPEDSHRQEVHSKLNPIAHKRKMGSTRRPLSGNKGQRKGKEHHDEDERLNSEGMINVEEEIFSLEAQNSADESTLRTSETKDGTTEIKREIGVENNTGPVVRFESALMPSLGSSDLEESTAVSISDIIETQSLTEFHSASLENTGDVEGLPVEGDTKPHLEIQTQTISVDSTTNEGERTEENSHDNSVLVKDDEVIGDIITVKSNMTIDSDFLQNYTSHDANLEAFKVTSENVENVSPVTDSGLLLREVATVGSEEEDTVPEIRLIPEDSHRQEVHSKFDPIPHKRKMGSTRRPLGKNKEKRKGGEESKERDGDKEGIANEENGHSKILDQDKKIENNMMDVTDNKRENGKTTKTEPCNDSTGNEEWFREIILVQEQRSSSNISETQIDAPQDDACPQLPEDQEGIVDFFRDNPACVSRFDPVLADALMEEAKIHASSEHVVMLDSCAPQTEDSKMHGASNRSLQKRKIGSSRKTQRGKRMENEIDVKEEKENDNATKTEETFTLQESNLHQQPFSLCFDKESHDIQHDDSKPYRQTENPDQNEVSVEEQNDPNSNKNLKIFECASYVTAENVSDLPLEDVVTVDSRETDTIPKQIEITSIMPEESYRGDVQSNLYPVVQKQKFGLTCKILKGQRKEEYESKEKDGDGAAKEWNTEPNLVTCEGESEMKFNGDTQRRGESGEVNRYIDWAIQPAATSKIFFKPEDEVNKVSVVSQEKGPDNTENEIINLYEGTEHKCVLTLSPEDTHQTISEDYFDPHAYKESEPEETESTFHLVPSKELKSTQDDENRISATKGKKRKMGSTRKNPRVQEGKMLKDQDDFQELEKEHLECTEEAGTAEDRQSEKKPEENRVYLDDFSFVSSEKQYKFINTQSKDVSSEAFNIIDPESEILVSTTDLKEDEKDYQIHSDLSESMGPEKLDKSENCQTGAVERNTLQICDNPLTMSKHPQSEAINSEKKRKMGSTRKNLRGDKREDIACGMNIVGKAVGEQTDSLDKSEGSLLSEIESMLNKTSQIPQNLDYELIINDPNSSDLINTLDETYYPISMTENSQPQDGKVQGSSLQSSKTNTEPSSPGTRRKMGSTRKNPRQQLKLEKRDDEEEAKKIAENLETSKQERIAPREDLEAAEEPNITENKGSKEYLDVPSALTSSYQLEESGNPIVQERTSPSAKRKFGSRRANKGNRGLGVLATSESGNEFEEGEDKPHSSGVQDNLPRDDLTVSDPCHSLRPDQPIFQSDYENSNMEARNEEAAKSLPQGKAVSIQEGTGACLVSLDQIIKAAQHDRSPESRQTTLLKKSTEQGTEVAQFNVVIVGNSCVGKTSFIRRFNEGQFSPDYRSTIGVDTCVQTVELHDRFVKLYIWDTAGQERFHSITTQVFHKADGLLLMYEITSPNSFISVRDWISKVQERAPDDVIMMLLGNKNDCVERKVQIQEGEDLAREYNINFMECSASTGDNVSESMRTLAQLLVQQNRQKKQQHTTLKREQPQKSGCC, from the exons ATGTCAGGCAGAAAACCTAAGAGGCTCGGTTCATCTCGACGAGGCCCTAGAGGTCTTACCAGAAATAATGAAGAGAAAGACAATGACGATGGAATTCCACAGATTGCAGAATGTGAAGTTAGACAGTCTGAATCTCACACCACTACCGGTAACCAATCAGGTGATACTGTTACAAATGTCCAATTTGATCATTTGTCAAGCTCGAGCATTGTTCAGCAAATATCCTCATTTGAATGTTCTCCACATGCAAGCTACAAAGATGCAGTCATGGAGACCGAACTGcctgaaaggaaaagaaaaatgggATCAACTCGCAAGAGTTCTGGTGGGTTtaaaggggagagaaaacttgAATGTGAAGCTGTTGATGAGATGAGGACCACTGAAGAGTTAAGTGAAGAGCAACTAGCTGAACCAATCACATCAGCCATAGAAGATCATAGTAATCTTCATGAGCAATCAAGGTCATGGAATTTGCCTTCTAATCTATCCCAACAGACTGAGAGTTCCGGATTGGGAGGGGAGCTCAAAACAGCTCACATTGAGGTTATGGCttcaaaaaataatgaaaatgatgcAATCCAACATCTAGAAATAACCTCTCAAAGTCATACTAAGGATCTTTCCTCATATGATGTAGAAAGGAAGATGGGGCTTTCCAGTGTAGTCACATTAACTGAAAGTGATCTGTTGCTCCAGGAGCAAACCCCATTAGCCAGCACCACTgggcaaaaaagaaaaatgggCTCAACTCGCAGGCCTCTTATGGGAAACAGaggagaagaaaaaataaaaaatttagagGTACTAGAACATTCAAGAAGTACAGAGAGGGTTGAGAAAGCAGAAGTCCAAGCAGAGTTCAACTTGTCAGGAGAGATGATGCAAACGTGGGATGTCGTAAGAGCGGACAGTACTACAGATACATCTTCCCACACAGAATTAGCTTTTATTTCAAATCAGTCTTTCTTGTTTGGGAGCACTAAAGAATCTGATGTTTCAGCTGGAACTGAAACCAAAAAACAGTCAGTTGCTTTTCCTGTTGTTGATCCAGCAAAGCCCCTACCTGAAACCTCTAGCCACGATGGACCCCCATTACtcactgaaaatgttaaatctaagaATGGTTCAGATGCAAGCAACCTCTCTAAGGATTTTGATGCTTGTCAGAATGTGACTATCACAACATCATCCCTTTCCAGGTCAGAAGACCATGAGCTAAACACAGATTTAAAAGAAGTAGGATGTAATTTTACTGACTGGAATCATAATGAACCTGATCCAAGAAGTGACAAAAACACATCTGAAGAGTTTAAAACGGTTAACACAGGAAAGACCGAGGAGGTTCTAAAGCAGAAAGAGGAACCATCTAGAAATGATTCAATAAATACTTTATCATCAAAACAGGAGACAGTATCTGAGGAACTTGTGTTTAATGATGAGGAATGTTCTTCAGCGCCCAGACAACATCATAGTGCTACTACAGATAATAACTGTGATCTTTCTACTGATGTACTTACGACAGGAGGAAGTAGAAGTTCTGATAAGCTTGAGTTAGATATAATCCATGCTGAACCCACTGCAACAGATTCACCACTTGAGATGAGTGATACAGACCCTTACATCCACACTTCAGAGtttgtgaagaaagagacgttTATAGGATCAAGCACTTCAAAACAAAGGAGGAATATAGGGTCATCTCAGTTTTCAGAGGGCAGTCAACTCTCATGTGACGCCAAGCCAGAAACGAATGTTTGTTCTCAATTACCTGTTTGTTCTCAATCTCCTGAGTCTACAATAAACAATGCAGCATCACCAGCACATATTGGTAGCCCTATTGAAGAAGGTCAAGAGATTTATGTTGATAAGAAACAAGAAGGGAACATCTGTGATGATAGTGTTTCATTCCGAGAAGTTAAGCTTATTGGAGCTACAGTTTCAGTAAACAGTGATGTGACGATGGAGTTAGCCGATGCCAATGTTAATAACTTGGAAGGGGATTATATGGGCGATAGAGAgagtcacactttaatagtggaGATGTTGCATGATAACAAGAAAAAATGTGTAGGTCCCCAAACTTCGGCAACAGGAGAAAATGAGAGTATGGTTACTGAAACAGAATCTAAAACAGATGATACATTTGAGATGATAGACTGGGATGATGTGATAGATCACAATATGATGGAAAAAACTGTGAAAGAAAGAGATAATGAAGATGAGGGGGGGACGACCACAGAAAGAGTTACAATTTCAAATCAGGAATCATGTGAAAATTCAGCTAAAAAGGAGATAGAGATTACCCTAAAACAAGAGCAAAGGCCTTCCTCAAATATATCTCAAAATAAAAGTGGTGTACTACAGGATAATGTTGGCCAACACTTGTCAGAGGACCAACAAAGAACAACACATTTTGAAATAGACAATCCTGCCTTTGTAAGTCATACTGATTTTGTCATGTCTGAAGCACTGCTAATGTTGGAACCCTCATTAAATGTATACCAAACACAAAGTGGTTCACCAGAGAATGATGCTGAGAAGAAATTGGGAATTGAGATTAATTTTGGagaagagaaagagggagaaactGAGAATACTGCAGTTGAAGATGTGTCAGAGGAAATATTTACTCTTGAAGAAGTTACAGGATCTCACGTACACCAAGAACTCTACAGTTTATCTCCTGGTAAAGAAGGCAATGACGTTATCCAAAGAGATGAAAGTGTGTATGAGGAAAGTGAAGAAAAGGAGATACTTCTCAGGGCAAAATCAGAGTGTGCAGCATTTGATCGAGAGGATGAGAGAAGTGACAAAGACCTAGAGAGCCTAGACTCCAAGGAAACAGAAAAATATGAGGAGATGGATGCAGCACCCGCCCCAATATTAGATGTAGCAAAACATCTAACCAATGTAAACACTGAGGGAAATGATAGCACACcagatttaaaaacagaaaatccAGAGAAAAACAAAGAATCAATAGAAGAGCAAAATTATACAAACATGGGAAAACAGACACTTAACAGTGAAGGTATGATGAATGTAGAGGAAGAAATCCTCAGTTTGGAGAAAGAACCTAGTCCAGTTCAATCTAAACTAAGAACATCCAAGACAGAATATGGAGCTACAGAACCGACGGATATAGGTGTGGAGAATAATGCTGGTCCTTCTGAAGGATTTGACTCTACTTTTACGCAGCCATTAAGAAGTTCAGATTTAGTGTCAGAGGAATCTACGGCAGCGAGTATCAGTGACAATATAGAAGCAAAATCCAAAACAGAATTTCATGCAAAGACTCTTGACAATGCTGGAGATGTAGGAGTGCCAGTAGGGGGAGACACAGAACCACACTTGGAAAATCAAATACAGAACATTACTGTTGACTCAACAATGGTGACTGATTCTGGTCTTCTCTTCAGAGAAGTTGCCACTGTAGGTTCAGAAGAAGAAGTCACAGTTCCTGAAATCAGCCTCATCCCTGAAGATTCACACAGACAGGAGGTACACTCAAAATTGAATCCGATTGCTCACAAGCGAAAAATGGGCTCAACTCGTAGACCTCTCAGTGGGAACAAAGGCCAAAGAAAGGGAAAAGAACATCATGATGAAGATGAGAGACTTAACAGTGAAGGTATGATCAATGTAGAGGAAGAAATCTTCAGTTTGGAGGCTCAGAACAGTGCAGATGAATCTACATTAAGAACATCCGAGACAAAAGATGGAACTACAGAAATTAAGAGGGAAATTGGAGTTGAGAATAATACTGGCCCTGTTGTACGGTTTGAGTCTGCTCTCATGCCATCATTAGGTAGTTCAGATTTAGAGGAATCCACTGCAGTGAGTATCAGTGACATAATAGAAACACAAAGCCTCACAGAATTTCACTCAGCTTCCCTGGAAAATACTGGAGATGTTGAAGGATTGCCAGTAGAGGGAGACACAAAACCACACTTAGAAATTCAAACTCAGACCATAAGTGTTGACTCAACAACCAATGAAGGAGAAAGAACAGAAGAGAACTCCCATGATAATAGTGTTCTTGTCAAAGACGATGAAGTTATTGGAGATATAATTACAGTAAAGAGCAATATGACTATTGATTcagattttcttcaaaattatacTTCTCATGATGCAAACCTGGAAGCATTTAAAGTCACATCTGAAAATGTTGAGAATGTTTCACCTGTGACTGATTCTGGTcttctcttgagagaagttgccACTGTAGGTTCAGAAGAAGAAGACACAGTTCCTGAAATCAGGCTCATTCCTGAAGATTCACACAGACAGGAGGTGCACTCAAAATTTGATCCGATTCCTCACAAGCGAAAAATGGGCTCAACTCGTAGACCTCTCggaaaaaacaaagagaaaagaaaggGTGGAGAAGAATCCAAGGAAAGGGATGGAGATAAGGAAGGAATTGCAAATGAGGAAAATGGACATTCAAAAATTCTAGATCAGGATAAAAAGATAGAAAACAATATGATGGATGTAACAGATAATAAAAGAGAAAATGGAAAAACCACAAAGACAGAACCATGTAATGATTCAACTGGAAATGAAGAGTGGTTTAGAGAGATTATTTTAGTACAAGAACAAAGGTCTTCATCAAACATATCTGAAACACAAATTGATGCACCACAGGATGATGCTTGCCCACAATTACCAGAAGACCAAGAAGGAATTGTGGATTTTTTCAGAGACAATCCTGCTTGTGTAAGTCGTTTTGATCCTGTCTTGGCTGATGCCCTAATGGAGGAAGCTAAAATTCATGCATCATCTGAGCATGTTGTTATGCTTGACAGTTGTGCACCTCAAACAGAGGATAGCAAAATGCATGGAGCATCCAACAGATCCttgcagaagagaaaaatagGATCATCTCGGAAAACTCAGAGAGGGAAGAGAATGGAAAATGAGATCGATGttaaagaagaaaaagagaatGACAATGCCACAAAGACAGAGGAAACATTTACTCTCCAAGAATCTAATTTACATCAGCAACCATTTAGTTTATGTTTTGACAAAGAATCCCATGACATTCAGCATGATGATAGCAAACCATATAGACAGACTGAAAATCCTGATCAAAATGAAGTATCAGTAGAGGAGCAAAACGATCCAAATTCTAATAAAAACCTCAAAATATTTGAGTGTGCTTCTTATGTTACTGCTGAGAATGTTTCCGATCTCCCTTTGGAAGATGTTGTAACAGTAGattcgagagagacagacacaataCCTAAACAAATTGAAATCACAAGCATCATGCCTGAAGAGTCTTACAGAGGGGATGTGCAATCAAATTTATATCCAGTTGTTCAAAAGCAGAAATTTGGGTTAACATGTAAGATACTCAAAGGACAGAGAAAAGAAGAATATGAATCCAAAGAAAAGGATGGAGATGGGGCAGCAAAGGAGTGGAACACAGAACCAAACTTAGTAACctgtgaaggagaaagtgaaatGAAATTTAATGGAGATACACAGAGAAGAGGAGAGTCTGGAGAGGTTAATAGATACATTGATTGGGCCATTCAACCAGCAGCTacttcaaaaatatttttcaaaccaGAGGATGAAGTGAATAAAGTTTCAGTAGTAAGTCAAGAGAAGGGACCTGATAATACTGAAAATGAGATAATCAATCTCTATGAGGGGACAGAACACAAATGTGTCTTGACGCTTAGTCCTGAAGATACTCATCAGACCATTTCTGAAGATTACTTTGACCCGCATGCTTATAAAGAATCAGAACCTGAAGAAACTGAAAGCACCTTCCATCTTGTTCCATCAAAGGAATTAAAAAGCACTCAGGATGATGAAAATAGAATATCTGCTACCAAAGGAAAGAAGAGAAAGATGGGCTCAACTCGGAAAAATCCTCGAGTACAAGAAGGGAAAATGTTAAAAGACCAAGATGATTTCCAAGAACTGGAAAAAGAGCATCTTGAATGTACTGAAGAGGCTGGTACAGCAGAAGATAGACAAAGTGAGAAGAAACCAGAGGAAAATAGAGTGTATTTGGATGATTTTTCTTTTGTATCTTctgaaaaacaatataaattcataaatactcagTCCAAGGATGTGTCATCAGAGGCATTCAATATTATAGATCCTGAATCTGAAATATTAGTAAGTACAACTGATTTGAAAGAAGATGAAAAGGATTATCAGATCCATTCTGACCTAAGTGAATCAATGGGACCTGAAAAACTGGATAAATCAGAGAACTGTCAAACAGGTGCAGTTGAAAGAAATACCTTACAAATTTGTGATAATCCATTGACAATGTCAAAACATCCCCAATCTGAAGCCATTAACAGTGAGAAAAAAAGGAAGATGGGCTCGACTCGCAAAAATCTCAGAGGAGACAAAAGAGAGGACATAGCATGTGGAATGAACATAGTAGGAAAAGCAGTAGGAGAACAAACTGATAGCCTTGATAAGTCAGAGGGTTCACTTCTCAGCGAGATAGAGAGCATGTTGAATAAAACGTCTCAAATTCCACAAAATCTTGACTATGAACTGATCATTAATGATCCAAACTCAAGTGACTTGATAAACACTCTAGATGAAACATATTATCCAATAAGCATGACAGAAAACTCACAACCACAAGATGGCAAAGTCCAAGGCTCATCTCTCCAAAGCTCTAAAACTAACACTGAACCCAGCTCACCGGGAACACGAAGAAAAATGGGTTCAACTCGCAAGAATCCCAGACAACAGCTCAAACTAGAGAAGAGGGATGACGAAGAAGAGGCTAAGAAGATTGCAGAGAACTTAGAGACAAGTAAACAAGAAAGAATTGCTCCTAGGGAGGACCTTGAAGCAGCTGAGGAACCTAATATCACAGAAAACAAGGGGAGTAAAGAATATCTTGATGTACCCAGTGCACTCACAAGTAGCTATCAGCTAGAAGAGAGTGGTAACCCTATTGTACAAGAAAGGACTTCACCATCAGCCAAAAGGAAATTTGGGTCCAGGCGTGCTAATAAGGGCAACAGAGGCCTTGGTGTGCTGGCCACTTCTGAAAGCGGGAATGAATTTGAAGAGGGAGAAGATAAACCACACAGCTCTGGGGTCCAGGACAATCTGCCCAGAGATGACTTGACG gTTTCTGATCCCTGTCACAGCTTACGACCAGATCAACCAATTTTCCAATCTGACTATGAGAATAGCAACATGGAAGCCAG AAATGAAGAAGCTGCAAAATCTCTTCCACAAGGCAAGGCTGTATCTATACAGGAAGGAACTGGTGCTTGTCTAGTTTCTTTGGACCAAATCATAAAAGCAGCACAGCATGATAGAAGCCCTGAAAGTAGACAGACAACACTTTTAAAGAAGAGCACTGAGCAAG GTACTGAAGTAGCTCAGTTTAATGTGGTCATTGTGGGAAACAGCTGTGTGGGGAAAACTTCCTTTATAAGACGCTTCAATGAAGGACAGTTCAGTCCAGATTACCGCTCTACAATTG GTGTTGACACGTGTGTACAGACTGTTGAGCTGCATGACAGATTTGTTAAACTGTACATATGGGACACAGCAGGTCAAGAGAG GTTTCACAGCATCACCACACAAGTGTTCCACAAGGCTGACGGGCTTCTGCTCATGTATGAAATCACATCTCCTAATAGCTTTATTTCTGTAAGAGACTGGATCTCCAAAGTTCAG GAAAGAGctcctgatgatgtcatcatgatGTTGCTTGGGAACAAGAATGACTGTGTTGAGCGTAAAGTCCAGATTCAAGAAGGGGAGGATCTGGCCAGA GAGTATAACATTAATTTCATGGAATGCAGTGCTTCTACTGGGGATAATGTGTCAGAATCCATGAGGACTCTTGCTCA GTTGTTAGTGCAGCAGAATAGACAGAAGAAGCAGCAACACACAACATTGAAAAGAGAGCAACCACAGAAGTCTGGTTGCtgttga
- the LOC127646216 gene encoding serine/arginine-rich splicing factor 3-like isoform X2, with the protein MGDCKVYVGNLGNSGNKNELERAFGYYGPLRSVWVARNPPGFAFVEFEDPRDAADAVRELDGRTVCGCRVRVEMSSGEKRSRYRGPPPSWSRRPRDDYRRRSPPPRRRSPRRQSFSRSRSRSPSREKRRERSLSRERIYKPARSFSRSRSRSRSNGRK; encoded by the exons ATGGGAG ATTGTAAGGTCTATGTTGGCAATTTGGGCAACAGTGGTAACAAGAATGAGTTGGAGAGAGCGTTTGGCTACTACGGCCCTCTGAGGAGCGTATGGGTGGCCAGAAATCCTCCTGGCTTTGCTTTTGTGGAGTTTGAGGATCCCAGAGATGCAGCTGATGCAGTGAGGGAGCTGGACGGAAG GACAGTTTGTGGTTGTCGAGTGCGAGTTGAAATGTCTAGTGGTGAAAAACGGTCAAGGTATCGTGGACCACCCCCTTCCTGGAGTCGCCGCCCACGTGATGATTATAGACGCCGCAGCCCACCCCCAAGACGCCG ATCTCCCAGGAGGCAGAGCTTCAGCCGTAGTCGGAGCAG GTCCCCTTccagagagaagagaagagagaggtcTTTATCTCGTGAAAGAATCTATAAACCTGCAAGGTCTTTCTCAAGATCACGCAG TCGTTCAAGATCAAATGGCCGGAAGTGA
- the LOC127646190 gene encoding ectonucleoside triphosphate diphosphohydrolase 8-like — MGVQMKPLMLGAAFAAVSCTTIIALILSLANHQTLDQPYSTQYGIVFDAGSTHTTLFLYQWLGSKENNTGIVSQSQSCDVDGDGISSYVQNPPGAGESLKKCLDFAKSSIPSGKQRATPVYIGATAGMRLLSLQNQSQADIILAEVAKTIRSYPFDFRGARILTGMEEGAYGWITVNYLFESFIKHTFEGKWVHPKAGRILGALDLGGASTQISFSPKDPVRVPESAFNLQLYGYKYEVYTHSYQCYGKDQAMKKLQAWLHKNAGASSVVNHPCYHQGYNFTLTLAEIYNSPCVVTPNNLNSTAKITFLGISNSSLCLSLMEKIVNLTNCTFSPDCGIDGVYQPPVNGEFFAFSAYFYTFNFLGLAPKAPLNLVLSTIDSHCNKTWKTLVAQNPSIKAKYLRDYCASAHYIMTILLKGLKFSNIWDQISFEEKVADTDVGWTLGYMLNLTNLIPSERSRAITGVTHSQWAAQTFFIVCALFLSLLIIIILFLHDPKH, encoded by the exons ATGGGAGTTCAGATGAAGCCTTTAATGCTGGGCGCTGCATTTGCTGCTGTTTCCTGTACAACCATCATCGCTCTGATTCTCTCTCTTGCTAATCATCAGACTTTGGATCAGCCATACTCAACACAG TACGGGATTGTGTTTGATGCCGGCTCCACTCACACCACCCTCTTCCTGTACCAGTGGCTTGGGAGCAAAGAGAATAATACAGGAATAGTCTCTCAGAGTCAGAGCTGTGATGTGGATG GTGATGGCATATCCAGCTATGTCCAGAACCCCCCAGGTGCTGGAGAAAGTCTTAAGAAATGCTTGGACTTTGCCAAGTCATCAATACCATCAGGAAAGCAGAGGGCCACACCTGTGTATATAGGTGCCACTGCAGGCATGCGGCTTCTTAG CTTACAGAACCAAAGTCAAGCAGACATTATTCTTGCTGAGGTCGCCAAAACTATCCGAAGCTATCCTTTTGATTTCCGAGGGGCCAGAATACTTACTGGCATGGAGGAGGGGGCTTATGGCTGGATCACAGTCAACTACCTCTTTGAGAGCTTTATCAAG CATACTTTTGAGGGAAAGTGGGTCCACCCTAAAGCAGGACGGATCCTTGGAGCTCTAGATCTGGGTGGCGCATCAACACAGATCTCATTCTCCCCTAAAGACCCAGTGAGAGTCCCAGAATCAGCTTTTAATCTCCAGCTCTATGGCTATAAGTATGAAGTGTACACACACAGCTACCAGTGCTATGGCAAAGACCAGGCAATGAAGAAGCTTCAGGCCTGGCTTCACAAG AATGCTGGTGCATCATCGGTTGTCAATCATCCATGCTATCACCAAGGATATAACTTCACTCTTACGTTGGCTGAAATTTACAACTCCCCTTGTGTGGTCACACCAAACAATTTGAACTCTACTGCTAAGATCACCTTCCTAGGAATCAGCAATTCTTCCCTCTGTCTTTCTCTAATGGAGAAAATTGTTAACCTAACCAACTGCACCTTTTCTCCAGACTGTGGTATAGATGGGGTCTATCAGCCTCCTGTTAATGGCGAATTCTTT GCTTTCTCAGCATACTTCTACACCTTTAACTTCCTTGGTCTTGCCCCAAAAGCTCCACTAAACCTGGTTCTTTCTACTATTGACAGTCATTGCAACAAAACCTGGAAAACT CTTGTTGCCCAAAATCCAAGCATTAAGGCAAAATATCTGAGAGATTATTGTGCTTCTGCTCATTATATCATGACTATTCTCCTGAAAGGACTCAAGTTCAGTAACATCTGGGATCAAATCTCTTTTGAAGAAAAG GTTGCAGACACAGATGTTGGTTGGACACTGGGCTACATGTTGAACCTGACCAATCTGATTCCTTCCGAACGGTCCAGAGCAATAACAGGGGTGACGCATAGTCAATGGGCTGCTCAGACTTTCTTTATCGTCTGTGCCCTCTTCCTCAGTCTACTTATTATAATCATCCTGTTTCTCCATGATCCAAAGCATTAA